The sequence below is a genomic window from Hydrogenispora ethanolica.
TTAAGCCCCTCTGCGCCAATGGTACTTGTCGGGTAACCGGCCGGGAGAGTAGGTCTTCGCCAGGAGCGATTTTTTCAAACCAAAAGACTTCGGAGTTTCTCCGAAGTCTTTTGGCGTTTAGGCTGCCTGTAGATTAGGAAGTGATCGTCAAAAAGTTCCCCTTGACGTCCCTTGGTTGGTATGGCATGATTAAGTGGATGACGAACGTTTGTTCGGAAGCTGCACCCTGAAAAGTATGACGAGAAATGATCCCAGTAGATAAATTCCTTTCATTCAACAATAGAGCTGAAGCAGGAGGAATCATGGAGCGGAAGATTCTTCATATCGATATGGATGCCTTTTTTGCCGCAGTCGAGCAACGCGACAACCCCGCTTTACGGGGGCAACCGGTGATTGTCGGGGGTGATCCCAATGCTCGGGGGGTGGTCTCGACCTGTTCATACGAGGCCCGCAAGTTCGGGGTCCATTCGGCAATGCCGCTCCGGGAAGCATATCGCCGTTGCCCGAAGGGCATTTTCCTTCCGGTACGGGGGGCTCGCTATGCCCAGGCTTCGCGCCAGATCATGACGATCCTCTCTGATTTTACACCGGTCATCGAACCGCTTTCGCTGGATGAGGCTTTCCTCGATTTAACGGGTTCGGAACGGATCTTTGGACCGGTCGAGGAGATCGGGCGCCGGATCGTAGCGCGGATCGGTACCGAGGTCGGATTACCGGCTTCGGTGGGCATCGCACCGAATAAGTTTTTGGCCAAATTGGCCTCGGATCTCCGAAAACCTCAAGGGTTTGTAGTGATTAGCGCCGAAAACCTGCGCGAGATTTTGGCGGATTTGCCGGTGAGCAAGTTGTGGGGAGTCGGGCCTAAAACAGAGGAACAGTTGCTGGCGATGGGTATCCGGACCATCGGCGCGTTGCAGCGGTTCGATCCTTTAAAGCTGGTGGAACGGTTCGGGGAGCTGGGGAGCCATTTGTATCAATTGGCCCACGGCCATGACGAGCGGCCGGTGCTGACGGAGGAAGAGACAAAGAGCGTCGGACACGAGGTTACGTTCCAGAATGATACGGACGATCGAGGCTTTTTGGCCGGAGTCCTGCTCTGGCTCAGTGATCAGGTGGCCCGCAGATTGCGGCGGCACGGCCTAAAAGGGCGAACCATTACAGTGAAGATTCGCGACCTGGACTTTAAAACCTTTTCGAAACGGCTCACGCTGCCGACGGCGACCGATTTTGAGGAAACGATCTACCGGGAGGGCTTCAAGCTCGCTCAACAATTAAATTGGGGCTCGCGTCAGGTGCGCTTGATCGGAATTAGCGTCAGCGGATTCAATGAATCCGGTTCCAGGCAGTTAAATTTGTTTGAGACGGAGGAGAAGCAGGAGGCCCCTGCGGAGCTCGACCGTTTGCATCAGGCGATCGATAGCTTGCGGGACCGCTATGGCGAAGCCATCGTTACGAAGGGTACCATCCTGCAGATCCAGGAGAAAGTCCGCGGCCGGCGGGACTTGGATGATCATCAATGAGCTATATAAGTTGAATTAAATTTCTAATGATGCATCATGTCCCGTAAGCCTTCCATGATGGATAAATTAAGGAATTTATTTCATCCTGTATAGCCATTTCTCGGAATGAAACGGGGCTTATTAAGGCGAAAACGGCAG
It includes:
- the dinB gene encoding DNA polymerase IV, with translation MERKILHIDMDAFFAAVEQRDNPALRGQPVIVGGDPNARGVVSTCSYEARKFGVHSAMPLREAYRRCPKGIFLPVRGARYAQASRQIMTILSDFTPVIEPLSLDEAFLDLTGSERIFGPVEEIGRRIVARIGTEVGLPASVGIAPNKFLAKLASDLRKPQGFVVISAENLREILADLPVSKLWGVGPKTEEQLLAMGIRTIGALQRFDPLKLVERFGELGSHLYQLAHGHDERPVLTEEETKSVGHEVTFQNDTDDRGFLAGVLLWLSDQVARRLRRHGLKGRTITVKIRDLDFKTFSKRLTLPTATDFEETIYREGFKLAQQLNWGSRQVRLIGISVSGFNESGSRQLNLFETEEKQEAPAELDRLHQAIDSLRDRYGEAIVTKGTILQIQEKVRGRRDLDDHQ